The following proteins come from a genomic window of Miscanthus floridulus cultivar M001 chromosome 2, ASM1932011v1, whole genome shotgun sequence:
- the LOC136536337 gene encoding leucine-rich repeat receptor-like protein kinase TDR → MLAEVEVLGHLQHSNIGRLLGWCTDGEATLLLYEYMLNDSLDNLLHYDCVPAVAHHDLKPSNILLDTNMEAHVANYMSSLTVHRGGR, encoded by the coding sequence ATGCTCGCCGAGGTGGAGGTGTTAGGCCACCTCCAGCACAGCAACATCGGCCGGCTACTGGGGTGGTGCACCGACGGCGAGGCCACACTGCTCCTCTACGAGTACATGCTGAACGATAGCCTGGACAACCTCCTGCACTACGACTGCGTGCCGGCCGTGGCACACCACGACCTCAAGCCTAGCAACATCCTGCTCGACACCAACATGGAGGCGCACGTGGCCAACTATATGAGCTCGCTCACCGTGCACAGAGGAGGGAGATGA